The Antedon mediterranea chromosome 7, ecAntMedi1.1, whole genome shotgun sequence genome has a segment encoding these proteins:
- the LOC140054731 gene encoding transmembrane emp24 domain-containing protein 5-like, which yields MPRIVVGVFKMNEKLLLFGLVVSFLFQICLSVEIDMTVLVPAGRRECFYQPIKAKQTLDFEFQVIEGGDLDINFLLRSPSNKAVATEARKAEGIYTRTTQETGDYLFCFDNTFSRISSKTVFFDLALDYDSEDELVHPKAQWFDAGTEVLDVRIEDMQTSLDIVQDNVKKAQQHQRVWRNVEFRDRYIAERNYERVSFWSLVSTIVMMSTFIVQVVMIRYLFSDTRSTTSKT from the exons ATGCCACGTATTGTTGTCGGTGTGTTCAAGATGAATGaaaaattactattatttgGCCTAGTTGTCAgctttttatttcaaatatgttTAAGTGTTGAAATTGACATGACTGTTTTGGTACCTGCTGGTAGACGAGAGTGTTTTTATCAGCCCATAAAAGCGAAACAAACTTTAGATTTCGAGTTCCAG gTCATCGAAGGTGGTGATTTAGACATCAACTTTCTTTTAAGGTCACCAAGTAACAAAGCGGTTGCCACGGAGGCAAGGAAAGCAGAGGGCATTTACAC GAGGACAACGCAAGAAACAGGAGAttacttattttgttttgataatACTTTTAGCAGAATATCTTCCAAG ACTGTTTTCTTTGATCTTGCGTTGGATTATGATAGTGAAGATGAACTAGTACATCCAAAGGCTCAATGGTTTGATGCGGGCACTGAGGTACTTGACGTCCGCATAGAAGACATGCAG ACCTCTTTAGACATTGTACAAGATAACGTAAAAAAAGCCCAACAGCACCAGCGAGTATGGCGCAACGTTGAGTTCCGTGATAGGTATATTGCCGAGAGAAACTATGAACGTGTGTCGTTTTGGTCTTTAGTGTCCACCATTGTGATGATGTCCACGTTCATTGTCCAGGTTGTAATGATTCGATACTTATTTAGCGATACTAGATCAACTACGTCCAAAACATGA